The DNA segment CTCGCGAACGCGGCGACGAACCGCGTCGACTCGCACAGACGCGTCGGCGTGGCCGCCTGGCTGCTCGGCCTTGTGTGGTTCTTCGACGACTACGCCAACACGGCCATCGTCGGCTCGGCGGTCAAGGACCTCGCCGACGAGATGCGGATGTCCCGCGAGAAGCTCGCGTACATCCTCGACTCGACGGCGGCGCCCGTCGCGACCTTCGGCATATCGAGCTGGGTCGCCTACCAGGTCAGTCTCGTCAGAACGGAGTACGCAAACATCGAGGGGGAGACGCCGTCGGCGTTCGCCACCTTCCTCTGGTCGATCCCGTTCAACGTGTACTGTCTCCTCGCGCTCGTGATGGTACTTATCGTCGTGCTCACGCGCCGGGACTTCGGGGAAATGCTCACGGCGGAGACGCGCGCCCAGCAAACGGGTAACCTCACGCGCGAAGACGCGACGCCGCTGCAGAGTATGAAGGAGGACCTCGGCGAGCCGATCCCCGACGACCCGAAACTGCGAATGTTTCTCGCGCCGATCGGCGTACTCGTGACGGTCGTCATCGTCGGCGCGGTTATCACCGGATTCAATGCCATCGACCCAGCGCCGTTGGACCTGTTTTCGGACGGCGACGTGCTCTTCGGTCTCATCGACCTCGACGTGCTCATGGACTTCCTCAACAACGTCGACTTCACGGGCGCGCTCGTCTGGGGGTCGTTCGGGATGGTGGTCACCGCGCTCGTGCTGGGACTGGCTGACGGTACCTTCGACCTCGAAACGTCCATGGAGACCGTCCTCGATGGCTTCGGTATCATGCTCACCGCCGTCTCGATCCTCGTGCTCGCCTGGGGGATCGGGAGTGTCGCGGGGGCGCTCAATACCGGCGAGTACGTGACCGGGCTCACGGCCGACTTCATCACGCCGACGATGCTGCCGATCGTCGTCGTGCTCACGACCGCGGTCGTCGCGTTCTCCATCGGAACCTCCTGGGGGACGATGGCCATCATCACGCCGATCGCGATCCCGCTCGCCTACGAGATCGGCAACGGGTCGCCCGAGCTGCTGGCCGTCGCCGTCGGCGCCGTCTTCTCCGGCTCCATCTTCGGCGACCACTGCTCGCCCATCTCCGATACGACCATCCTCTCGTCGACGTTCGCCGGCTCCGACCACATCGACCACGTCCGCACGCAGATCTACTACGCGGTAACGGTCCTCGCCGCCGCCCTGGTCGTCTATTTGCTGTATGGGGTCACGGGCGTGACGCCGTTCCTGCTCGTCCCGCTCGGTGGGGCGATGCTCCTCGCGCTCGTCTACGGGCTCTCGGAACTGGACGCCCAGCGCAAGGGCGTGTCCGCTCAACCGTTCGTCGACATCGGGTCCACGGAATCGCCGAGTGACGATTGAGGCCGGCCGAACCGCTCCGCTCGATTATCGTCCCCGTGTGCGAGTAAACCGGCTCGGATCACGCCGGTCGCGGCGGTCAACCGCTTTCGTTCAGCCCGTTCGTTCAGTCGATCAGGGTGTCCCTGTCGGACGGCGCTACGCTTGCATCTCGCTCGGTGGTGTCGGATTTCGCTTTCACACGGTCGATTTCGCTTTCACACGGTCGGGTTCGAACGCGCGGTCGATTTCGTCGT comes from the Halovivax cerinus genome and includes:
- a CDS encoding Na+/H+ antiporter NhaC family protein, translating into MTTEATVTSAYGAWSLVPPLLAIALAIVTRRALLSLFVGVWAGGVVLAAERAETLVDWAAVPFVAVVEAFDWIIGSFGNDMFHAKIVTFTFLLGAGIALMWRLGGPIALANAATNRVDSHRRVGVAAWLLGLVWFFDDYANTAIVGSAVKDLADEMRMSREKLAYILDSTAAPVATFGISSWVAYQVSLVRTEYANIEGETPSAFATFLWSIPFNVYCLLALVMVLIVVLTRRDFGEMLTAETRAQQTGNLTREDATPLQSMKEDLGEPIPDDPKLRMFLAPIGVLVTVVIVGAVITGFNAIDPAPLDLFSDGDVLFGLIDLDVLMDFLNNVDFTGALVWGSFGMVVTALVLGLADGTFDLETSMETVLDGFGIMLTAVSILVLAWGIGSVAGALNTGEYVTGLTADFITPTMLPIVVVLTTAVVAFSIGTSWGTMAIITPIAIPLAYEIGNGSPELLAVAVGAVFSGSIFGDHCSPISDTTILSSTFAGSDHIDHVRTQIYYAVTVLAAALVVYLLYGVTGVTPFLLVPLGGAMLLALVYGLSELDAQRKGVSAQPFVDIGSTESPSDD